A genomic window from Chitinophagaceae bacterium includes:
- a CDS encoding alpha-2-macroglobulin family protein encodes MKHIQKDLVTLLTGIVLFAIIMAGCTQNGNVLKLEHSNFTGEIATDQNLVFTFAENLVPDSLLNQWDSTAYLTFNPAVHGKFKWSAPNELTFSPSLPFAPSTDFEATLTDNLTKYVLNKPSLPKEKSLKFHTPYLLLSTAQVFYALSQQSAGAVEVRINLNFNCKVNPAELNKRLHLFVNEKEVPFNVLSGDADFSIGVSIADVRGDSKESMPLKIILEEGLPCVGSTYTTKEKMEFLSEIPVKEKIMITEMTASFIDGAGLVTVFTNQPIVNENLKSIITISPALTFTATLIDNGFNLKGDFEPGKTYDITISKELKGVFGYTLEENYSQTVSFGELEPALAFAGNNSIYLSSKGARNVGINIVNINKVKVSIIRIYENNILNFMRAGNEWGYYYEEEEGDNYEYHNYEYYDYNHYGDLVKEKVIDVQSLPKQGNMRLLNMNLEEVGYNDQFKGLYVVKVEDVDHQYLQESKFISLSDIGLIVRGSEDEVVVFANSIMTADPLTNVKVNFISTNNQTIQSVTTDSKGVAVLKNAKAILGKFHIGMITCTQGDDFNFMILDNTSVQTSRFEVGGKYSNDAHLDAFLYGDRDIYRPGDSIHVNAVIRTADWKIQKEVPMKIKLLLPSGKEYQSYKKTPDDQGAFETSFYLPTSIVTGLYTIELYTGNDVLIQSRSISVEEFVPDRIKVTTTLDKLTAKPKDEIKAEVVAANLFGPPAANRNYELQMTLNRKSFSAKKFNDYNFSITTGNEIFFENILRQGKTDNDGKAIEVFTIPEYNDVGVLAGKVITTVFDESGRPVNRLSEFSVNTQDVFYGIKYFDRWLSTKQPLSFQFVALNIAGQPVNATAQVEIYRYTWENVVTKQGGRYVYDAQRKDQLLSRQAINLAADGGKINFTPINSGEYEIRIHRAGATTFVQQNFYAYGWGDTQNTSFEVSTEGEVEMQTDKENYQPGDNAEILLKAPFNGKILVTVERDHVFDYFYVNTDKKAASISIPVKEEYLPNVYITATAIRKIADNQVPLTVARGYIPLQVEKTENKIAVNISANEKTRSKTNQTISVKTVPNAELTIAVVDEGILQLKNFKTPDPYQYFYQQRALEVRSYDLYPFLFPEWQTSYSSLGGDLAEMGKRVNPFTAKRFNLVALWSGILKADGNGNASFTVNVPQFSGALRVMAVAYKDNTFGASEKIIKVADPIVISTSLPRFLSPKDTISVPVTLTNTTAKNAQVTAQLAITGAMKIVGADQQSISIPANSEARVEFAVVTEPAIGVGSVAVNVSGLGEKFSDKTEISIRPPSTLTKVSGNGMVKGGAAESVALKSNMIPATVAAKLIVSKSPLVQFSSDLRYLLQYPYGCIEQTVSAAFPQLYYRDLAKAIGQDKKAIRYNPDYNVNEAIKKIESMQLYNGAMSYWPGGDYESWWGTAYATHFLYEAKKAGFEVNGKYSTRCMATCKQK; translated from the coding sequence ATGAAACATATTCAAAAAGACCTGGTTACACTGCTAACAGGCATTGTCTTATTCGCCATCATAATGGCCGGATGTACACAAAATGGTAACGTGCTTAAGTTAGAGCACAGCAACTTCACCGGTGAAATTGCCACCGATCAGAACCTCGTTTTCACTTTTGCGGAAAACCTGGTCCCGGATTCATTGCTCAATCAATGGGACTCCACTGCATATCTCACTTTTAATCCCGCTGTGCATGGCAAATTTAAATGGAGCGCACCCAATGAACTCACCTTTTCTCCATCGTTACCGTTTGCGCCAAGTACCGATTTTGAGGCTACGCTTACAGATAACCTAACGAAATATGTGCTGAATAAACCATCGTTGCCCAAAGAGAAAAGTCTGAAATTCCATACGCCCTATCTGTTGCTTTCAACGGCGCAGGTTTTTTATGCTCTTTCGCAGCAATCTGCCGGCGCAGTGGAAGTGAGGATCAACCTGAACTTTAATTGCAAGGTAAACCCTGCGGAACTCAACAAGCGACTGCATCTTTTTGTGAATGAAAAGGAAGTTCCTTTCAATGTGCTGAGTGGTGATGCCGATTTTTCAATCGGTGTTTCCATCGCCGATGTGCGTGGGGATTCAAAAGAAAGCATGCCGTTAAAAATTATTCTTGAGGAAGGCCTTCCATGTGTTGGAAGCACTTATACAACTAAGGAAAAAATGGAGTTCCTTTCAGAAATTCCTGTCAAGGAAAAAATCATGATCACGGAAATGACGGCCAGCTTTATTGATGGGGCAGGACTGGTGACTGTATTTACCAACCAACCCATCGTGAATGAAAACCTGAAGAGCATCATCACCATTTCTCCAGCGCTCACTTTTACGGCAACATTAATTGACAATGGCTTCAACCTGAAAGGAGATTTTGAACCAGGAAAAACTTATGACATAACTATTTCAAAAGAGTTGAAAGGAGTGTTTGGTTACACGCTGGAAGAAAATTATTCGCAAACTGTTTCTTTCGGTGAGCTGGAACCTGCTTTGGCTTTTGCAGGAAATAATTCAATCTACCTCTCTTCAAAAGGAGCGCGCAATGTAGGCATCAATATCGTCAACATCAATAAAGTAAAAGTCTCCATCATCAGGATTTATGAAAACAACATCCTGAATTTTATGCGCGCAGGAAATGAATGGGGATATTATTATGAAGAAGAAGAAGGAGACAATTATGAATATCATAACTATGAATACTATGACTATAACCATTATGGTGACCTGGTAAAGGAAAAGGTGATTGATGTGCAATCACTTCCCAAACAGGGTAATATGAGATTGCTGAATATGAATCTTGAAGAAGTAGGATATAACGATCAGTTCAAAGGATTGTATGTAGTGAAAGTGGAAGATGTGGATCATCAGTATCTGCAGGAATCGAAATTTATTTCGCTCTCCGACATCGGACTGATTGTTCGCGGCAGTGAAGATGAGGTGGTGGTATTTGCCAATTCCATCATGACGGCTGATCCTTTGACAAATGTAAAAGTGAATTTCATCAGTACGAATAATCAAACCATTCAGTCTGTAACTACAGACAGCAAAGGAGTTGCCGTTTTAAAAAATGCGAAAGCCATACTCGGTAAGTTTCATATTGGCATGATCACCTGTACGCAGGGAGACGATTTTAATTTTATGATTCTCGACAACACTTCTGTGCAGACTTCCAGGTTTGAAGTGGGTGGAAAATATAGTAACGATGCGCATCTCGATGCCTTTCTCTATGGTGACCGAGATATTTACCGGCCCGGTGACAGTATACATGTAAATGCCGTGATCAGAACCGCTGATTGGAAAATTCAAAAGGAGGTGCCGATGAAAATAAAATTGTTGTTGCCTTCCGGAAAAGAATATCAGTCGTATAAAAAAACACCGGACGATCAGGGCGCATTTGAGACTTCATTTTATTTGCCAACTTCTATTGTAACAGGATTGTATACTATTGAGTTGTACACCGGCAACGATGTGCTTATTCAATCGCGCAGTATCAGTGTGGAAGAATTCGTTCCCGACAGGATAAAAGTAACCACCACACTGGATAAGCTAACCGCGAAGCCAAAGGATGAAATAAAAGCCGAAGTAGTTGCTGCTAACCTGTTTGGTCCGCCTGCCGCCAACCGGAATTATGAATTACAGATGACATTGAACAGGAAATCTTTCAGTGCAAAAAAATTTAATGATTATAATTTCAGCATTACTACAGGAAATGAAATTTTCTTTGAAAACATTTTGCGCCAGGGAAAAACAGACAATGATGGAAAAGCAATAGAAGTATTCACCATTCCTGAATACAATGATGTCGGCGTGCTGGCAGGAAAAGTAATCACTACTGTATTTGATGAATCAGGACGTCCGGTAAACAGGCTCTCCGAGTTTTCAGTGAATACGCAGGATGTATTTTATGGCATTAAATATTTCGACCGTTGGCTCAGCACAAAACAACCGCTCAGTTTTCAATTCGTCGCATTGAACATCGCCGGTCAACCTGTGAATGCAACGGCCCAGGTTGAAATTTACCGATACACCTGGGAGAATGTGGTTACAAAGCAGGGAGGAAGATATGTGTACGATGCGCAACGCAAAGACCAATTGCTATCGCGACAAGCAATCAACCTTGCTGCTGATGGTGGAAAGATCAACTTTACGCCAATCAATTCGGGGGAATATGAGATCAGGATTCACCGCGCCGGTGCGACAACTTTTGTGCAACAGAATTTTTATGCTTATGGCTGGGGCGATACGCAGAACACTTCTTTCGAGGTAAGTACAGAAGGTGAAGTGGAGATGCAAACAGATAAAGAAAATTATCAGCCCGGTGACAATGCTGAAATTTTATTGAAGGCACCCTTTAACGGAAAGATCCTGGTGACCGTGGAACGCGATCATGTGTTCGACTATTTTTATGTGAATACCGATAAGAAAGCGGCCAGCATTTCCATTCCTGTTAAAGAAGAATACCTGCCGAATGTTTACATCACGGCAACAGCCATCAGAAAGATTGCAGACAACCAGGTGCCACTGACTGTTGCAAGAGGTTATATACCGTTGCAGGTGGAGAAAACAGAGAATAAAATTGCGGTGAATATTTCTGCCAATGAAAAAACAAGATCGAAAACCAATCAAACCATCAGTGTTAAAACAGTTCCCAATGCAGAACTCACCATTGCAGTGGTTGATGAAGGAATTCTTCAATTGAAGAATTTTAAGACGCCGGATCCTTATCAATATTTCTATCAGCAACGCGCATTGGAAGTGCGTTCATATGATTTGTATCCATTCCTGTTTCCCGAATGGCAAACCTCTTATTCATCACTTGGTGGTGATCTGGCGGAAATGGGAAAACGGGTAAATCCATTTACTGCAAAGCGGTTCAATCTCGTTGCTTTATGGAGTGGAATTTTAAAAGCGGATGGAAATGGAAATGCTTCCTTTACTGTAAATGTGCCGCAGTTTTCAGGAGCATTAAGAGTGATGGCCGTTGCTTATAAAGACAATACGTTCGGTGCTTCCGAAAAAATAATTAAAGTGGCCGATCCGATTGTGATCAGCACTTCATTGCCGAGGTTTCTTTCTCCAAAAGATACGATCAGTGTTCCGGTTACACTTACGAACACTACCGCGAAAAATGCGCAGGTGACTGCACAGCTTGCCATTACAGGCGCCATGAAAATTGTAGGAGCTGATCAGCAATCCATCAGTATACCGGCAAACAGTGAAGCGCGTGTTGAATTTGCAGTGGTTACAGAACCTGCAATTGGCGTGGGTTCCGTTGCAGTGAATGTGAGCGGACTTGGTGAAAAATTTTCAGATAAGACTGAAATTTCTATTCGTCCGCCATCTACGCTCACTAAAGTTTCCGGCAATGGCATGGTGAAAGGTGGTGCAGCAGAGTCGGTGGCATTGAAATCAAACATGATTCCAGCCACGGTTGCAGCAAAGCTGATTGTAAGTAAATCACCACTCGTTCAGTTTTCGAGCGACTTGCGCTACCTGTTGCAATATCCTTATGGTTGCATTGAGCAAACAGTGTCTGCTGCTTTTCCGCAATTGTACTATCGTGATCTTGCCAAAGCGATTGGTCAGGATAAAAAAGCGATACGTTACAATCCTGATTACAATGTGAACGAAGCGATTAAAAAAATTGAAAGCATGCAGTTGTACAATGGCGCCATGAGTTACTGGCCCGGCGGCGATTATGAGAGCTGGTGGGGAACTGCTTATGCAACACATTTTTTGTACGAAGCGAAGAAAGCCGGGTTTGAAGTGAATGGAAAATACTCGACAAGATGTATGGCTACCTGCAAACAAAAATGA
- a CDS encoding amidohydrolase family protein, whose product MRKIDIHTHIIPEQMPRWSYKFGYGGFVHLEHHKPCCANMMVDDKFFREIQDNCWDPKVRMKECDHHHVDVQVLSTIPVMFSYWAQPKDGLEVAKFLNDHIAAISKDYPQRFVGIGTVPLQDPDLAIAELHRCVKELGMAGVQIGSNVNQKNLSEPEFFPFFEEAEKLSACIFIHPWEMMGREHMQKYWLPWLVGMPAETSRAICSMIFGGVLERLPKLRVAFAHGGGSFPATLGRIEHGFNERPDLVAIDNAINPRNYLGKFWLDSLVHDADMLQFIVKLMGEDKICMGSDYPFPLGELEPGRLIESGSFSEEIKNKMLWENAWKWLGAKFL is encoded by the coding sequence ATGCGTAAGATCGATATTCATACACACATCATTCCTGAACAAATGCCACGGTGGTCTTATAAATTTGGCTATGGTGGTTTCGTTCACCTCGAACATCACAAACCTTGCTGCGCGAATATGATGGTGGATGATAAATTCTTCCGGGAGATACAGGACAACTGCTGGGATCCGAAGGTGCGCATGAAGGAATGCGATCACCATCATGTTGATGTGCAGGTGCTCAGCACCATCCCTGTGATGTTTTCCTATTGGGCGCAACCGAAAGATGGGTTGGAGGTCGCTAAATTTTTAAACGATCACATTGCTGCCATTTCTAAAGATTATCCGCAACGATTCGTGGGAATAGGAACGGTGCCACTGCAGGATCCTGATCTTGCGATTGCTGAATTGCATCGTTGTGTGAAAGAATTGGGAATGGCCGGTGTACAGATTGGTTCGAATGTAAATCAGAAGAATCTAAGTGAGCCGGAGTTCTTTCCGTTTTTTGAAGAAGCCGAAAAACTCAGTGCCTGCATCTTCATTCATCCATGGGAAATGATGGGTCGTGAACACATGCAAAAATACTGGTTGCCCTGGCTGGTGGGAATGCCAGCGGAAACATCTCGTGCAATCTGTTCGATGATCTTTGGTGGTGTGCTCGAAAGGTTACCAAAACTTCGTGTCGCCTTTGCGCATGGCGGAGGTTCCTTTCCTGCAACACTTGGAAGAATTGAACATGGCTTTAATGAACGGCCCGATCTTGTTGCGATAGACAATGCGATCAATCCAAGAAATTACCTCGGCAAGTTCTGGCTCGATTCATTGGTGCATGATGCTGATATGTTGCAATTCATTGTAAAACTTATGGGGGAAGATAAAATATGCATGGGAAGCGATTATCCTTTCCCGTTAGGTGAATTGGAACCGGGAAGATTAATTGAGTCGGGCAGTTTTTCTGAAGAAATCAAAAATAAGATGCTGTGGGAAAATGCATGGAAGTGGCTGGGGGCAAAGTTTTTATAA
- a CDS encoding alpha/beta hydrolase — MTDYFKEKPQQPKFINYTAENHEMFYAETGSDTNQLVLFIHGAPGSWDAYMKYLGDTSLMHRAQLVSVDRPGYGKSGFGQSVTSIEAQAAMIKPILDANKSGKPAILVGHSLGGPVIARLAMDYPDKVGALIFLAPAIDPEHEKIYAISYPANWKIFRWMVPVVWQVTNDEKLSHVEELKKMVPLWANITIPCTYMYGLKDGIVPPVNVEFAKKMLVNANLKITAFPEENHFIPWTQEDSITKVILNYLKPPH, encoded by the coding sequence ATGACCGACTACTTTAAAGAAAAACCGCAGCAACCTAAATTTATTAATTACACTGCTGAAAATCATGAGATGTTTTATGCTGAAACAGGAAGTGATACCAATCAACTGGTGTTGTTTATTCACGGTGCTCCGGGCTCATGGGATGCCTACATGAAATACCTTGGCGACACTTCTTTGATGCACCGCGCGCAATTGGTTTCCGTTGACCGTCCGGGATATGGTAAATCAGGATTTGGGCAATCGGTAACTTCTATTGAAGCACAGGCGGCGATGATAAAACCGATTTTAGATGCGAACAAATCGGGCAAGCCTGCCATACTTGTTGGCCATTCACTTGGTGGTCCGGTGATTGCGCGACTTGCCATGGATTATCCGGATAAGGTAGGTGCGTTGATTTTTCTGGCACCCGCAATTGATCCGGAACATGAAAAGATTTATGCGATCAGCTATCCTGCCAACTGGAAAATATTCCGTTGGATGGTGCCGGTAGTCTGGCAGGTTACGAACGATGAAAAGCTTTCACACGTAGAAGAGTTAAAAAAGATGGTGCCGTTGTGGGCTAATATCACCATTCCATGTACCTATATGTATGGTTTAAAGGATGGCATTGTGCCACCGGTTAATGTTGAATTTGCGAAGAAGATGCTGGTGAATGCGAATTTAAAGATCACCGCTTTTCCGGAGGAGAATCATTTTATACCGTGGACGCAGGAGGATTCGATTACTAAAGTTATTTTGAACTACCTGAAGCCCCCGCACTGA
- a CDS encoding amidohydrolase, translating into MNPDLKISFIQSALHWENSAANLAGFSEKIISIREQVDLILLPEMFTTGFSMRPELFAETMEGDAINWMRQIAAAQHAVICGSLMMKDGNKYYNRLIWMRPDGTHASYDKRHLFGLGEEHQHYTAGDKKILVELKGWKFRPLICYDLRFPVWARNDNAYDVLLYVANWPERRINAWKTLLEARAIENQCYVVGVNRVGNESPEVYYPGESSVIDPKGEVLIRESHHEVVKTFSLSHQHLYKIRESLPFLKDADAFEIK; encoded by the coding sequence ATGAACCCTGACCTGAAAATATCTTTCATTCAAAGCGCACTGCACTGGGAAAACAGCGCTGCAAACCTGGCCGGGTTTTCCGAAAAAATCATTTCCATCCGGGAGCAGGTGGATCTTATCTTATTGCCTGAAATGTTCACGACCGGTTTTTCAATGCGACCTGAATTGTTTGCTGAAACCATGGAAGGTGACGCCATTAACTGGATGAGACAGATCGCCGCCGCACAGCATGCAGTGATCTGTGGAAGCCTCATGATGAAAGACGGCAATAAATACTACAACCGTTTAATCTGGATGCGACCTGATGGAACGCATGCATCTTATGACAAAAGGCACCTCTTTGGTTTAGGAGAGGAACATCAACATTATACTGCTGGTGATAAGAAGATCTTGGTAGAACTGAAAGGATGGAAATTTCGCCCGCTTATCTGTTATGATTTGCGTTTTCCGGTGTGGGCAAGAAATGATAATGCTTATGATGTGCTGTTGTATGTTGCGAACTGGCCTGAACGGCGCATCAATGCCTGGAAGACTTTACTGGAAGCAAGAGCGATTGAAAATCAGTGTTATGTTGTGGGAGTAAACAGAGTCGGAAATGAAAGTCCTGAAGTCTATTATCCCGGCGAAAGTTCAGTTATTGATCCGAAAGGCGAGGTACTGATCCGCGAATCACATCATGAAGTGGTAAAAACTTTTTCTTTATCGCATCAACACCTTTATAAGATTCGCGAATCGTTACCCTTTTTAAAGGACGCTGATGCTTTTGAGATAAAATAA
- a CDS encoding response regulator has protein sequence MKTILLIEDNKDVRENTAEILSLSNFNVITAENGKTGVDLALKEHPDLIICDIMMPVMDGYSVLHTLSRNKETSTIPFIFLTAKTERNDLRKGMEMGADDYITKPFDDIELLNAVEARLHKAEALKKDFATSIEGFNEFISAAKKVQQLNLLSEEHEVRHYKKKQLIYEAGGRPMSMFFTVQGKLKNFRTNDDGKELITTIFKEGDYFGYTPLLEERSYQDTVEALEDCEVMLIPKEEFFELISNDSTVASRFIRMLADNLSEREDQLLQLAYNSVRKRVANSLLRVQGSYQKADQANPVLHFTREDLANVVGTATESLIRTLSEFKSERLIEIKDGKISILNEEKLRKMVN, from the coding sequence ATGAAAACGATTTTGTTAATAGAAGACAACAAGGATGTCCGTGAGAATACGGCAGAAATATTAAGTCTTTCCAACTTTAATGTCATCACCGCTGAGAATGGAAAAACGGGTGTCGACCTTGCCTTGAAAGAACACCCTGATCTTATTATTTGTGACATAATGATGCCCGTGATGGATGGCTACAGTGTTTTACATACACTCAGCAGAAACAAGGAGACTTCCACTATTCCTTTTATTTTTCTTACCGCCAAAACAGAACGCAATGATTTGCGAAAAGGCATGGAGATGGGAGCCGATGACTACATCACCAAACCATTTGATGATATTGAATTGCTGAACGCTGTTGAAGCCCGGCTTCACAAAGCAGAGGCATTGAAAAAAGATTTTGCCACCAGCATTGAAGGATTCAACGAGTTTATTTCCGCAGCAAAAAAAGTACAGCAACTCAACCTTTTATCGGAGGAGCATGAGGTGCGCCACTATAAGAAGAAGCAACTGATTTACGAAGCTGGAGGCAGGCCGATGAGCATGTTTTTCACCGTTCAAGGGAAACTTAAAAATTTCCGGACCAACGATGATGGAAAAGAACTGATCACCACCATTTTTAAAGAAGGGGATTATTTTGGATACACTCCTTTGTTGGAAGAAAGATCATACCAGGATACGGTAGAGGCATTGGAAGATTGTGAAGTGATGCTGATTCCGAAAGAAGAATTTTTTGAACTTATAAGTAATGACTCCACTGTGGCAAGCCGGTTTATCCGCATGCTGGCAGACAATCTTTCAGAGCGGGAAGATCAACTCCTGCAACTCGCTTATAACTCAGTGCGTAAGCGTGTGGCAAACAGCCTGCTTCGTGTGCAAGGCAGTTATCAGAAAGCTGATCAGGCAAATCCTGTTCTTCATTTCACGCGGGAAGACCTTGCTAATGTTGTAGGTACTGCTACAGAGTCACTTATCCGTACGCTGAGCGAATTTAAAAGCGAGCGATTGATTGAAATAAAAGACGGAAAAATATCAATCCTTAATGAAGAGAAACTTAGAAAGATGGTTAATTGA
- a CDS encoding PAS domain S-box protein, whose amino-acid sequence MKIIPFRQDEQELYLVSIANIDQLVRNSEVSLLEKQKFEALFNHATVGVVVARANGEITMVNSMAEKLFGYSAEKLVGEKVEKLIPSKFHARHVHHRHSFMEHPSPRPMGEDRNLFAQKSDGTKFPVEISLSSYKIENELFVIAFVIDITIRKQNEDSIRKQRDELEKFANEIRQLNVQLERRVEERTLALRETLRQLELSREELRLALEKERELGDLKSRFVSMASHEFRTPLSSILSSAALIERYINTGEQENRSKHVNRIKENVRNLTDILEDFLSLGKIEEGVVLMKREELNIPDFFAEVIHEFDNIQREGQKIVYVHEGEHLMLTDKHLLKNILINLITNAIKFSDEDSIVTVTSALNKEYFRFSVKDSGIGISKEDQEHLFGRFFRGRNAANIKGTGLGLHIVSKYLELLNGKISCRSRLNEGTEFIVILNLPRS is encoded by the coding sequence ATGAAGATCATTCCTTTCAGGCAGGATGAACAGGAATTATACCTTGTGAGTATTGCTAATATTGACCAATTGGTCCGCAACAGTGAAGTCAGCTTACTTGAAAAGCAAAAGTTTGAAGCATTGTTCAATCATGCAACTGTTGGCGTAGTGGTGGCGCGTGCCAATGGAGAGATTACAATGGTTAATTCCATGGCCGAAAAATTATTCGGGTATTCGGCCGAAAAATTAGTCGGTGAAAAAGTTGAAAAGCTCATCCCTTCAAAGTTCCACGCGCGCCATGTTCACCATCGCCATTCGTTTATGGAACATCCTTCTCCGAGGCCGATGGGTGAAGACCGGAACCTGTTTGCACAAAAAAGTGATGGAACAAAATTTCCTGTTGAAATCAGCCTGAGCAGTTATAAGATAGAGAACGAACTCTTTGTGATTGCTTTTGTAATCGATATCACCATCCGCAAACAAAATGAAGACTCCATTCGGAAACAGCGGGATGAGTTGGAAAAATTTGCCAATGAAATCAGGCAGTTGAATGTTCAGCTTGAAAGAAGAGTGGAAGAGCGTACACTTGCTTTGCGGGAAACATTGCGCCAATTGGAACTAAGCCGCGAGGAGCTTCGCCTGGCATTGGAGAAGGAAAGAGAGTTGGGAGATTTGAAATCCAGGTTTGTTTCCATGGCATCACATGAATTCAGAACACCACTTAGCAGTATCCTGTCTTCCGCGGCGCTCATTGAACGGTATATAAACACAGGAGAACAGGAAAACAGATCGAAACACGTGAACAGAATAAAGGAGAATGTCAGAAACCTCACGGATATACTGGAAGATTTTCTGTCGCTCGGAAAAATTGAGGAAGGAGTGGTGCTCATGAAACGGGAGGAATTGAATATTCCGGATTTCTTTGCAGAAGTTATTCATGAATTTGATAACATTCAAAGAGAAGGGCAGAAAATAGTGTATGTGCATGAGGGCGAACATTTGATGTTAACCGATAAACATTTGCTGAAGAATATCCTGATCAACCTGATTACCAATGCCATCAAATTTTCTGATGAAGACAGCATCGTTACGGTCACCTCTGCATTGAACAAAGAGTATTTCCGCTTTTCAGTAAAAGACAGTGGCATCGGCATTTCAAAAGAAGACCAGGAACATCTTTTCGGCAGGTTTTTCAGGGGGAGAAATGCAGCGAACATAAAAGGAACAGGTCTCGGATTACACATTGTTTCTAAATATCTTGAATTGCTCAATGGAAAAATCAGTTGCAGGAGCCGTCTGAATGAAGGAACAGAATTCATAGTCATCTTAAATTTACCCAGGTCATGA